One Ricinus communis isolate WT05 ecotype wild-type chromosome 1, ASM1957865v1, whole genome shotgun sequence DNA window includes the following coding sequences:
- the LOC8276372 gene encoding josephin-like protein, whose translation MSKELIEMASNDPRVYHERQRLQFCLLHALNNLFQQKDEFTRPILDAIAEKLVLECPDKQNWTPLSIVFKPHHNSLTGNYDINVLISALEDKGKIVVWHDRRNGASSIDLDDDNMFGIVLNVHVRRYAGLWKSRHWVALRKISGIWYNLDSDLHEPSAFQDVDEVRGFLDYVIGQGGEILLVMNKKE comes from the exons ATGTCAAAGGAACTGATTGAGATGGCGAGCAATGATCCTCGAGTCTATCACGAAAGGCAAAGGTTGCAGTTTTGCCTCTTGCATGCCCTCAACAATCTCTTCCAg CAAAAGGATGAGTTTACAAGACCAATCTTGGATGCAATTGCTGAGAAACTAGTTCTGGAATGTCCAGACAAGCAGAACTGGACGCCTTTATCTATAGTCTTCAAGCCACATCATAATTCTCTTACTGGAAACTACGATATCAATGTTTTAATCTCTGCACTTGAAGACAAGGGTAAGATTGTAGTTTGGCATGACCGGCGAAATGGGGCTTCTTCAATTGATCTCGATGATGATAATATGTTCGGTATTGTTCttaatgttcatgttagaaGGTATGCTGGGTTATGGAAGAGTAGGCATTGGGTTGCGTTAAGGAAGATTTCCGGGATCTGGTATAATTTAGATAGTGATCTTCATGAGCCTTCGGCTTTTCAAGATGTTGATGAGGTTAGGGGTTTCTTGGACTATGTTATTGGTCAGGGCGGGGAGATTTTACTTGTCATGAATAAGAAAGagtga